From the genome of Halomonas sp. 1513, one region includes:
- a CDS encoding polyamine ABC transporter ATP-binding protein gives MPQSRSLEQAHQRRLGKDALVEIRRISKRFDGALAVDDVNLSIHRGEIFALLGGSGSGKSTLLRMLAGFEKPSEGQILLDGEDITKMAPYERPINMMFQSYALFPHMTVAQNIAFGLKQDKLPRQEIDARVAEMLKMVHMERFAKRKPHQLSGGQRQRVALARSLAKRPKLLLLDEPMGALDKKLRTEMQLEVVEILERVGVTCIMVTHDQEEAMTMADRVAIMADGWIAQVGSPMDVYESPASRMVAEFVGTVNLFEGDIVADEADHCVIDSPQLGRQIYISHGVSTEADNRRVWAAIRPEKTGLSRERPSGDYNWAAGKVEDIAYLGGFSVYFVRTEQGHLVKVSLANTERRGERPTWDDTVYIHWDDRSAVVLRD, from the coding sequence GGCCCATCAACGGCGTCTCGGCAAGGACGCCCTGGTCGAGATACGCCGCATCAGCAAGCGCTTCGACGGCGCGCTGGCGGTGGACGACGTCAACCTGAGCATCCACCGCGGCGAGATTTTCGCGCTGCTCGGCGGCTCGGGGTCGGGTAAGTCGACGCTGCTGCGCATGCTGGCAGGGTTCGAAAAGCCCAGCGAAGGCCAGATCCTGCTCGACGGTGAGGACATCACCAAGATGGCGCCCTATGAGCGCCCGATCAACATGATGTTCCAGTCCTATGCGCTGTTTCCGCACATGACGGTGGCGCAGAACATCGCTTTCGGCCTAAAGCAGGACAAGCTGCCGCGCCAGGAGATCGACGCGCGCGTGGCCGAAATGCTCAAGATGGTGCACATGGAGCGCTTCGCCAAGCGCAAGCCGCATCAGCTGTCCGGCGGCCAGCGCCAGCGCGTGGCGCTGGCGCGCTCGCTGGCCAAGCGGCCCAAGCTGCTGCTGCTCGACGAACCCATGGGCGCGCTGGACAAGAAGCTGCGCACCGAGATGCAGCTCGAGGTGGTGGAGATCCTCGAGCGGGTCGGGGTGACCTGCATCATGGTCACCCACGACCAGGAGGAGGCCATGACCATGGCCGACCGGGTGGCGATCATGGCCGACGGCTGGATCGCCCAGGTCGGCTCGCCGATGGACGTCTACGAGAGCCCGGCCAGCCGCATGGTGGCCGAGTTCGTCGGCACCGTGAACCTGTTCGAGGGCGACATCGTCGCCGATGAGGCGGACCACTGCGTGATCGACAGCCCTCAGCTGGGGCGCCAGATCTACATCAGCCACGGCGTCAGCACCGAGGCCGACAACCGCCGGGTGTGGGCGGCGATCCGCCCGGAAAAGACCGGACTCAGCCGTGAGCGGCCCAGCGGCGACTACAACTGGGCGGCGGGCAAGGTCGAGGATATCGCCTACCTGGGCGGTTTTTCGGTGTACTTCGTGCGTACCGAGCAGGGGCATCTGGTCAAGGTCAGCCTGGCCAATACCGAACGCCGCGGCGAGCGCCCCACCTGGGACGATACCGTCTACATCCACTGGGACGACCGCAGCGCCGTGGTGCTGCGCGACTGA